The following proteins come from a genomic window of Kitasatospora cathayae:
- a CDS encoding SigE family RNA polymerase sigma factor, whose translation MSPELEQSFDEFVAGRYAALRRTGYLLCGDWHLAEDLVQITLVKLYARWPRLREPESAAGYARTTLVRNYIDTRRLRRSHEVAAPELPDSPASGPAGASADPERRLALLAALAQVTPAYRAALVLRFWEDQTIEATAAVLRQSTGTVKSNTSRGLAQLRAILGDSLHEIAAD comes from the coding sequence ATGTCACCGGAGTTGGAGCAGTCCTTCGACGAGTTCGTCGCGGGCCGGTACGCCGCGCTGCGTCGCACCGGTTACCTGCTCTGCGGCGACTGGCACCTCGCCGAGGACCTCGTGCAGATCACCCTGGTGAAGCTGTACGCGCGATGGCCGCGGCTGCGGGAGCCGGAGTCGGCGGCCGGCTACGCCCGCACCACCCTGGTCCGTAACTACATCGACACCCGGCGGCTGCGCCGCTCGCACGAGGTCGCGGCACCGGAACTGCCTGACTCACCGGCGTCCGGGCCGGCCGGCGCCTCGGCGGACCCGGAGCGGCGGCTGGCGCTGCTGGCCGCGCTGGCGCAGGTCACCCCGGCGTACCGGGCGGCGCTGGTGCTGCGGTTCTGGGAGGACCAGACGATCGAGGCGACGGCGGCGGTCCTGCGCCAGAGCACCGGCACGGTGAAGTCCAACACCAGCCGGGGACTGGCCCAACTGCGGGCGATCCTCGGCGACTCGCTGCACGAGATCGCGGCGGACTGA